A stretch of Aerococcaceae bacterium zg-252 DNA encodes these proteins:
- a CDS encoding NUDIX domain-containing protein: protein MDFRVITNTHRYGVRVTALIMKENKLLCYKVADQYHLVGGAINVGEASYDAVIREVREELGLDCSVQDLMFVVENRFDYEGELHHMIEFHYKVAIFGETPSHILDGEPYECEWVSLEKLSNIDLRPKFLKEELPKWNGGVRHIETD, encoded by the coding sequence ATGGATTTTAGAGTGATAACTAACACGCACCGTTATGGTGTAAGAGTGACGGCATTAATTATGAAAGAGAATAAATTACTGTGTTATAAAGTAGCAGACCAATATCATTTAGTCGGTGGTGCGATAAATGTTGGAGAAGCGAGCTATGACGCTGTTATTAGAGAAGTCAGAGAAGAATTAGGTTTGGATTGTTCGGTTCAAGACTTAATGTTTGTTGTTGAAAATCGCTTTGATTATGAGGGCGAATTGCATCACATGATAGAGTTTCATTACAAAGTTGCTATTTTTGGAGAAACTCCGAGTCATATATTAGACGGTGAACCTTATGAATGTGAGTGGGTATCGCTAGAAAAACTATCCAATATTGATTTGCGACCAAAATTTCTAAAAGAAGAACTGCCAAAGTGGAATGGTGGAGTGCGTCATATTGAAACGGATTAG
- a CDS encoding 8-oxo-dGTP diphosphatase yields the protein MIEKVEFTNMCMIQSGSKVLVIDRKAKDWPGITFPGGHVEYGESFSESVVREIKEETGLTIKCPQLCGIKDWLEDNIRYVVLFYKTAYFEGELQSSDEGAVWWEELENLPNLNLSLDMLDMIRVFTEENLSEFYYRLDRDNWVYDLK from the coding sequence ATGATTGAAAAAGTTGAGTTTACCAATATGTGTATGATACAGTCTGGTAGCAAAGTACTTGTAATTGATAGAAAAGCGAAGGATTGGCCAGGTATTACATTTCCAGGCGGCCATGTTGAATACGGAGAATCATTTAGCGAATCAGTTGTGAGGGAGATAAAAGAAGAAACAGGACTAACAATAAAATGTCCACAATTATGTGGGATAAAAGATTGGTTAGAAGATAATATTCGATATGTTGTGCTGTTTTATAAAACTGCGTATTTTGAAGGCGAGCTTCAATCGTCAGATGAGGGAGCGGTTTGGTGGGAGGAACTGGAGAATCTGCCAAATCTTAATCTATCACTTGATATGCTGGATATGATTCGTGTATTTACAGAAGAGAATTTAAGTGAATTTTATTATCGTTTAGACAGAGATAATTGGGTGTATGATTTGAAGTAA
- a CDS encoding type II toxin-antitoxin system RelE/ParE family toxin, producing MEYKLIYHDSVLRTLEEIYYYILNNFQSEQSAKNKIADLYSNLEVLKTFPEAGFCADEKFGKVIDKRYITRGIALGREYIALYFIDKENMTVVITHLLPTRTDYLQIFR from the coding sequence TTGGAATATAAGTTAATCTACCATGATTCGGTATTGAGAACATTGGAGGAAATTTATTATTATATTTTAAATAACTTTCAGTCAGAACAATCAGCAAAAAATAAAATCGCTGATTTGTATTCGAATCTAGAAGTGTTAAAGACTTTTCCAGAAGCTGGTTTTTGTGCAGATGAGAAGTTTGGAAAAGTCATTGATAAACGTTATATTACTCGCGGGATAGCATTAGGAAGAGAGTATATTGCCTTGTATTTCATTGATAAGGAGAACATGACCGTTGTGATTACGCATTTATTACCGACTCGAACTGATTATCTTCAGATTTTTAGGTAA
- a CDS encoding alpha/beta hydrolase, whose protein sequence is MKVIFIHGLGQKKESWNSVCDNLALEDVELVDLIQVQNRGQVDYKNLYAEVKAICQNTDEKVNIVGISLGGLLALNYAIDFSDKVNSLVLINSQFKMPKILLSIQNIIFRFIPKRKFETMGFAKENFINIANSIKELDFTDRLKDIQCKVLVINGDKDTVNRKASRELSRLIPNSELVILNQSGHEANIDNPVELAKIINNFYHELL, encoded by the coding sequence ATGAAAGTAATATTCATACATGGATTAGGGCAGAAAAAAGAAAGCTGGAATAGTGTTTGTGATAATCTTGCGCTGGAAGATGTTGAGCTTGTTGATTTGATTCAAGTACAAAATAGGGGGCAGGTTGATTATAAAAATCTGTATGCAGAAGTAAAGGCAATTTGCCAAAACACCGATGAAAAAGTAAATATTGTTGGAATCTCACTGGGAGGATTATTGGCATTAAATTATGCAATTGATTTTTCTGATAAGGTTAATTCATTAGTGTTAATTAATTCTCAGTTTAAAATGCCAAAAATATTATTATCAATTCAAAATATAATCTTTAGGTTTATTCCAAAACGAAAATTTGAGACTATGGGGTTTGCTAAAGAGAATTTCATCAATATAGCGAACTCAATCAAAGAGTTAGATTTTACAGATAGATTAAAGGATATTCAGTGCAAAGTATTGGTAATTAATGGTGATAAAGACACTGTGAACAGAAAGGCATCGAGAGAATTAAGTCGCTTGATTCCCAATTCAGAGTTAGTGATACTGAATCAGTCTGGGCATGAAGCGAATATTGATAACCCAGTTGAATTAGCGAAAATTATCAACAATTTCTATCATGAATTGTTATAA
- the rpsO gene encoding 30S ribosomal protein S15 — translation MALSKERKNEIIKEYATHEGDTGSPEVQIAVLTEDINLLNEHIRTHKKDFHSYRGLMKKIGHRRNLLAYLRDKDVQRYRELIKRLGLRR, via the coding sequence ATGGCATTATCAAAAGAGCGTAAAAATGAAATCATCAAAGAATATGCGACTCATGAAGGCGATACTGGTTCTCCAGAAGTACAAATCGCAGTTTTAACTGAGGATATTAACTTATTAAACGAGCATATCCGTACGCATAAAAAAGATTTTCATTCATACCGTGGACTTATGAAAAAAATCGGTCACCGTCGTAACTTATTAGCTTACTTACGTGACAAAGATGTTCAACGTTACCGTGAACTTATCAAACGCTTAGGTCTACGTCGTTAA
- the pnp gene encoding polyribonucleotide nucleotidyltransferase: MAEKHIFSTTLGGRPLSVEIGELAKQANGAVLVRYGDTVVLSAAVASKKPTTGDFFPLTVHYVEKMYAVGKVPGGFIKREGRPSETATLTSRLIDRPLRPMFPEGVRNEIQVTNTVLSVEQDCTPEMAAMLGSSLALAVSDIPFDGPIAGVNVGRVNGELIINPTVEQAEASDIELTVAGTATAINMVESSAKEVSEADMLKALLFGHEAIKELVAFQNEVIAAIGKPKFELTLAMLDPEVEQQVKTLYKDKMVAAIQTEEKKAREAAMEAVIEEALIHFNDVLGDHPEKEQLLKDVNAALHDLEKDEVRRLITKERVRPDGRKIDEIRPLSSSVALLPRVHGSGLFTRGQTQALTAATLAPLGEHQIIDGLGAEEMKRFIHHYNFPNFSVGETGRVGSPGRREIGHGALGERALKQVIPSVEDFPYMIRLVSEVLESNGSSSQASICAGTLALMDAGVPIKAPVAGIAMGLVMEGEDYTVLTDIQGLEDHLGDMDFKVAGTKDGITALQMDIKIQGITEAILVEALEQAQKARIEILAELTSTIAEPRAELSPYAPKIELITIDPEKIKVVIGRGGETINSIIDATGVKIDIDQSGAVSVASSDADMIKKAIEMIELLVKEVEVGESYEGTVKRIEKFGAFVEVLPGKEGLVHISELEHRRVNNVEDVIKLGDKVTVKVIEIDDKGRINLSRKALLPRD; this comes from the coding sequence ATGGCAGAAAAACATATTTTTAGTACGACATTAGGTGGTCGTCCATTATCAGTTGAAATTGGCGAATTAGCTAAGCAAGCTAATGGTGCAGTGTTAGTTCGTTATGGTGATACAGTTGTCTTATCAGCTGCCGTAGCATCAAAGAAACCAACGACAGGAGATTTTTTCCCGTTGACAGTGCATTATGTTGAAAAAATGTACGCAGTCGGAAAAGTACCTGGAGGCTTTATTAAGCGTGAAGGCCGTCCGTCTGAAACGGCAACTTTAACGAGCCGTTTAATCGACCGACCATTACGACCAATGTTCCCAGAAGGTGTGCGTAATGAAATTCAAGTAACGAATACCGTTTTATCTGTTGAACAAGATTGCACACCAGAAATGGCAGCGATGTTAGGTTCATCATTAGCATTAGCAGTATCGGATATCCCATTTGACGGTCCAATTGCAGGGGTCAATGTAGGGCGTGTTAATGGCGAATTAATCATTAATCCGACGGTTGAACAAGCTGAAGCATCAGATATTGAATTAACAGTAGCAGGTACAGCAACAGCGATTAACATGGTAGAAAGTAGTGCTAAAGAAGTTAGCGAAGCTGACATGTTAAAGGCATTATTATTTGGTCATGAAGCCATTAAAGAATTAGTTGCTTTCCAAAATGAAGTAATTGCAGCAATCGGCAAGCCAAAATTTGAATTGACATTAGCAATGTTAGACCCAGAAGTGGAACAACAAGTTAAAACATTATATAAAGACAAAATGGTTGCAGCGATTCAAACAGAAGAGAAAAAAGCTCGTGAAGCTGCAATGGAAGCTGTTATTGAAGAAGCATTAATTCACTTTAATGATGTGTTAGGTGACCACCCAGAGAAAGAACAATTATTAAAAGATGTAAATGCTGCTTTACATGATTTAGAAAAAGATGAAGTGCGTCGTTTAATTACAAAAGAACGTGTTCGACCTGACGGACGTAAAATTGATGAAATTCGTCCATTAAGCTCATCTGTTGCTTTATTACCACGTGTTCATGGTTCTGGTTTATTTACTCGTGGACAAACGCAAGCATTGACAGCAGCAACTTTAGCTCCATTAGGCGAACATCAAATTATTGACGGTTTAGGTGCTGAAGAGATGAAACGCTTTATTCACCACTACAATTTCCCTAATTTCTCAGTAGGTGAAACAGGTCGTGTTGGTAGCCCAGGACGTCGTGAAATTGGACATGGTGCTTTAGGTGAACGTGCCTTAAAACAAGTAATTCCGTCGGTAGAAGATTTCCCATATATGATTCGTTTGGTTTCAGAAGTATTAGAATCAAATGGTTCATCATCTCAAGCAAGTATTTGTGCTGGAACATTAGCTTTAATGGACGCTGGTGTGCCGATTAAAGCGCCAGTAGCTGGTATTGCAATGGGATTAGTAATGGAAGGCGAAGATTATACTGTCTTAACGGATATTCAAGGTTTAGAAGATCACTTAGGTGATATGGACTTTAAAGTAGCGGGAACAAAGGACGGTATTACTGCCTTACAAATGGATATTAAAATTCAAGGTATTACAGAAGCTATCTTAGTTGAAGCATTGGAACAAGCACAAAAAGCACGTATTGAGATTTTAGCAGAATTAACAAGTACAATTGCTGAACCACGTGCAGAATTGAGTCCGTATGCGCCGAAGATTGAATTAATTACGATTGACCCAGAAAAAATTAAAGTAGTTATCGGTCGTGGTGGTGAAACGATTAATTCAATTATTGATGCAACAGGTGTTAAAATTGATATTGACCAATCTGGTGCTGTTAGTGTGGCGTCTTCAGATGCAGATATGATTAAGAAAGCAATCGAAATGATTGAATTATTAGTTAAAGAAGTTGAAGTAGGTGAATCATACGAAGGTACGGTTAAACGTATTGAAAAATTCGGTGCCTTTGTAGAGGTATTACCTGGAAAAGAAGGATTAGTTCACATTTCAGAATTAGAGCACCGTCGTGTGAATAATGTTGAAGATGTGATTAAATTAGGAGATAAAGTAACCGTTAAAGTCATTGAAATTGACGATAAAGGTAGAATTAACTTATCTCGCAAAGCACTATTACCACGAGACTAA
- the trpS gene encoding tryptophan--tRNA ligase, protein MKPTIFSGVQPTGTPTLGNFIGAMKGFVELQYDYDATYCVVNQHALTVPKDPVRLKEQTLQMAALYLALGIDPNVATIFVQSDIPAHAQAAWLILCQTGLGELERMTQFKDKAAKQESVGAGLLCYPPLMVADIVLHDTQFVPVGDDQRQHIELTRNFVDRFNARYGENLLVKPEAIFPKAGGRVKSLQDPLSKMSKSDTNEKSYILLLDDPKVITKKIKGAVTDSLGVVQYDVENQPGVANLLHIFSSLSGRSIDDLVNDYGSTGYGRFKTDLAELVTDTLAPIQARYEKLLVSDDLHDILAAGAQKASVRANATLARMEKAIGVGY, encoded by the coding sequence ATGAAACCTACTATTTTTTCTGGCGTTCAACCTACTGGAACTCCAACTCTTGGTAATTTTATCGGCGCAATGAAAGGCTTCGTCGAATTACAATATGATTATGACGCTACTTATTGTGTGGTTAATCAACATGCATTAACCGTACCAAAAGATCCTGTCCGTTTAAAAGAACAAACACTACAAATGGCAGCCCTATATTTAGCATTAGGTATCGACCCAAATGTCGCAACCATTTTCGTACAATCGGATATTCCAGCTCATGCACAAGCAGCTTGGTTAATTCTATGCCAAACGGGTCTGGGCGAATTAGAGCGTATGACACAATTCAAAGATAAAGCTGCCAAACAAGAAAGTGTCGGTGCTGGTCTACTCTGCTATCCACCATTAATGGTAGCAGACATCGTACTACATGATACACAATTTGTCCCTGTCGGCGACGACCAAAGACAACATATTGAGTTAACTCGTAACTTTGTGGACCGTTTTAACGCTCGATATGGTGAAAACTTACTGGTAAAACCTGAGGCTATTTTCCCTAAAGCTGGTGGACGAGTGAAGAGCCTACAAGACCCGCTTTCAAAAATGAGTAAATCAGATACAAACGAGAAAAGCTATATTTTACTATTAGATGACCCTAAAGTGATTACGAAAAAAATTAAAGGTGCTGTCACTGACTCACTCGGCGTTGTGCAATACGATGTGGAAAATCAACCGGGTGTAGCAAACTTACTTCATATTTTCTCAAGTTTAAGTGGCCGTTCAATTGATGATTTAGTTAATGACTATGGTAGCACTGGATATGGACGTTTCAAAACAGATTTAGCTGAACTCGTTACCGATACATTAGCTCCAATCCAAGCACGCTACGAAAAATTATTAGTCAGCGACGATTTACATGATATCTTAGCTGCCGGTGCACAAAAAGCAAGCGTTAGAGCTAATGCAACTCTAGCTCGTATGGAAAAAGCAATCGGTGTAGGATACTAG
- the spxA gene encoding transcriptional regulator Spx, which translates to MVTLYITPSCTSCRKARAWLEEHNIPYVERNIFTEPLSLTEIKEILRMTEEGTEDIVSTRSKAYSELNMDISEMPLNDFFEIVQQKPGLLRRPILIDEKRLQIGFNEDEIRRFLPREVRALELARAQALVNE; encoded by the coding sequence ATGGTAACTTTATACATTACACCAAGCTGTACATCTTGTCGTAAAGCAAGAGCGTGGTTAGAAGAACATAACATTCCCTATGTAGAGCGTAATATATTTACTGAACCTTTATCATTAACTGAAATTAAAGAGATTTTACGTATGACAGAAGAGGGTACGGAAGATATTGTATCGACTCGTTCAAAAGCATACAGTGAGTTAAATATGGACATTAGTGAAATGCCTTTAAATGACTTTTTTGAAATTGTTCAACAAAAACCAGGATTATTGCGACGTCCAATTTTAATTGATGAAAAAAGATTACAAATTGGATTCAACGAAGATGAAATTCGTCGATTTTTACCACGTGAAGTGCGTGCATTAGAATTAGCACGTGCTCAGGCTTTAGTCAATGAATAG
- a CDS encoding adaptor protein MecA, protein MEMERINENLIKVIIDVEDLEERGINFLDLISDQASVEKFFYSILTEVGVEQQFYDSETITFQVIPSNNGIELYISRASFDEMENFWDTEIFKRLRERKAENSSASMTPRERIEQIRKSMLENGNDSDSETDELDEDAFYSYPVVCFETLDDFIQFARLAKDYGLEGDLYEMNGRYFFHIYHFEDLVPGTEPYFSVLKMLDYGEAHPATLAILEEYGDLIRSVDSIYYFGTHF, encoded by the coding sequence ATGGAAATGGAACGTATCAATGAAAATTTAATTAAGGTCATCATTGATGTAGAAGACTTAGAAGAACGTGGTATTAATTTTTTAGATTTGATTAGTGACCAAGCGAGTGTAGAGAAGTTTTTCTATTCAATTCTAACGGAAGTAGGCGTTGAGCAACAATTTTATGATTCTGAAACGATTACTTTCCAAGTAATTCCAAGCAATAATGGTATTGAGTTATACATTAGCCGTGCGAGTTTTGATGAAATGGAAAACTTTTGGGATACGGAGATATTTAAGCGTCTACGTGAACGTAAAGCAGAAAACTCTTCTGCCTCAATGACGCCACGTGAACGCATTGAGCAAATTAGAAAAAGTATGTTAGAAAACGGAAATGACTCAGATAGTGAAACTGATGAATTAGATGAGGATGCCTTTTATAGTTATCCAGTTGTGTGTTTTGAAACATTAGATGATTTTATTCAATTCGCACGTTTGGCTAAGGATTATGGTTTAGAAGGTGACTTATATGAAATGAATGGTCGCTATTTCTTCCATATTTATCATTTTGAAGATTTGGTTCCAGGCACTGAACCGTACTTTAGTGTCTTAAAAATGCTGGATTATGGAGAAGCACACCCAGCTACGCTTGCTATCTTGGAAGAATACGGTGATTTAATTCGCT